TCACGACCAGGATTTGTCCCGGCTGAACATTCACACCGATTTGTACTGCTAAATCAGCGTATTTACTAAGCTTGTCCTGAAGCTCTGTTTCAGTCATTGACATTTCCTCCATTACCATAATTTTTAGCTCTATATAAGCATTGTACTAAATTATTAACCGCCGGATGAAAAAAGTCAATTACAGCGCAAAAGGAAAGAGAAATGCTGACATATCAATGTTATACTGAATATTGTGGGCATGATCAGATGAAAGGAAGGAAAGAGGATGAACCTGGAAATCACCAAAGCAGAAATGAAACGCGTAGAGGATAGAAGTTTTGTGGGGAGAACGGTATTTACATTAGAGAATCACCGTTCCCCTTATGAGATTACTTTCTATAGTTCCCGTGGAACCGAATGGGATTACAGTCTGAGCTTCGCCGGTGAGCCGGGGAGTGAGGAGCAGTTCCTGGAAGTGGATGCGCTGCTGGAGAATGACGATGATCTGTACAATCAGCTGCTGGATGCAGCGCTGGATACCCAGGAGATCCCGGAAGAGGAAGCTTAAGCTTACTTGCGGATATAATAATGCGACCCCCGTCCCGGCAGATTGCCTTGAACGAGCAGGGTCGCATTGTTAATTAATAGCCGCCGGCCCTTAGCCGATGGTGATATTGCCTTCCGGGTAACGGTACAGCTCCTTGCTGTTCTTCGGCTTGAGCGCATAGGCCAGGGTAAGCGGTCCGGTCCGGCCTACGAACATAAGAATGATGACCAGCACCTTGCCGATCGTGGTCAGCTCTGTGGTCAGTCCCATGGTGATGCCTGAGGTGCCGAAGGCGGACACCGCCTCGAACAATACGCTCAGGAAATCAGCACGCTCTGTTACGGACAGGAGCATCGTAGAGATAACCACCAGCATCAGTGAAAGTAAGGTCATGGTAATGGCTCTGTAGACATTCTCCTTCGAGATCCGGTGGCGGAACATTACGATATCCTCTTTACCCCTTAGCTTGGCGTAGGCGGTGCTGGCCAGAATGGCAAAGGTGGTAATCTTGATTCCGCCGCCGGTAGAGCCGGGAGCCGCCCCGATGAACATCAGCAGAATCATCAGGAATTGGGTGGATTCCCGCAGCAGCGGAATCTCGATGGTTGTTACGCCGCCGGAACGGGGCGTAATAGCCTGCAGGAAGGAGGCCATAATCTTGCCTCCGGCATGCAGCGGCTTCAGTGTAGCGTTCAGCTCCAGCCAGAAGAAGACTATGGCTCCGACCAGAATCAGCACAGCTGAGGTTGACAACACGACCTTCGAATGCAGCATCAGCCGCTTGCGCTTGGGATAATCGATCACATCGGACAATACAATGAAGCCGATACCGCCGAGGAAAATCAGCAGCATGGAGGTAATATTCACAATAGGATCTTCCACATAGCGTGTTAAACCGCTGAATGGCCCGTGAACGTCGCCGAACAGATCGAAGCCCGCGTTGTTGAAGATGGAGATGCTATGGAAAAGTCCATAATAAGCTGCTTTGCCTATCGGCATATCCACTACAAATCTGGCAGCCAGCAGAATGGCACCAGTCAACTGGATCACTAGGGAGTAGATAAGCACCCGGCGGATCAGCTTCACGATCCCCTGCATGGAATTCTGGTTCATGGATTCCTGCAGCAAGAGGCGTTCCTTCAATGAGATTCGTTTGTTCAGCACCAGCGTAATCAGCGTAGCCATCGTTACGAATCCAAGACCGCCGAACTGGAACAGCACCAGCAGCACGATCTGTCCAAAGGTCGAAAGCTGCGTACCCGTATCGATGACGGCAAGTCCGGTTACACAGGTCGCAGAGGTCGCCATGAACAGCGCATCAATGAACGAGATTCTTCCGCCCGTAGAAGCGGCAGGCAGGGACAGCAGCAGGGTTCCGGCAGCGATCAGCAGCACGAAGCCGAGCGATAGTATTTTGGGCGGCGTCAGCTTCAAATGCCCAAAGAAAAGGTTAGCCAAGTTCATTCTCCTGACAATAGGGATAGGATCTGACAAGATTATAGCATAACTTATATTCTCATCCCTAAACAGGCAGGAAATTGACATATTTTATCGAAATCATTAAAGGCTGTAGGTTTCAACAACTTGCACTCTATGAGGAGGCTATACTGCTGTGACAAGTCCGATACGCAATCAGATTGGCGCTGTCTTCATCCCGGTTAGTGATATCGAAAGGTCCAAGAACTGGTATTGCAGTCTGCTCGGACTGCCGCTTGACGGTGAAGTATTATTCGGGCATCTGTATGAGGTGCCGATGCAGGGGCCAGGGATCGTACTGGACAGCAAAATATTCACAGCCGAAGCCGTGCTGAAGGTGCCATCCTTCCATCTGCTTACCGATGATATTGATGCCGCCTATGATTATGTCAAAGCCAGCGGGGTAGAGATTCTTACGGATATTGAGAATGACCACTGGTTTAACTTCAAGGACCCGGACGGAAACGTGCTGATGATCTGCCGTTATATCAGTTAATTAATGAGATTAATTATAAAAGTTAATCTCATTAATTATTGTTCAAGGGGAGCATTATAGATGATAAGAGAAGTACGGGCTGAGAACGCTGCCGGTACGGTTCATCTGTACCTGTGTATGGATGCGCTTAGCGGTGACCGTCCGTTCGCAGTGATAGAGCGTTTTGTCATCATCGAGAAGCTGCGGGGCAAGGGAATAGGAGCCTCCATGCTGCGGTTCGCAGAAGAGGCTGCCGCAGCTAGAAGTGCTTAAGGTGATGCTGTCAAGCAAGAGCATCCGTAAGGATGCTCACCGGTTCTATGAGCGTCTGAGGTACGACGGAGAGGGAAGCAAGCTTTTCAAAAAATACATATCGCTTCAACCTACAGGAGGAACTGAACGGAAATGAACGTAACCCTAAGGGAGCTCATTCCGAAAGATGCCGCTGCGCTCTTGTGTCTGCAGCACAGGCTGGATCAGGAGACCTCCTACATGATGCTTGCTCCAGGGGAGAGACGGACGGGTATTCCTCAGGTGGAGGAGAGAATTGCAGACTACACTAAGTCGGATACCTCACTCTTGATCGGTGCCGAAGCAGACGGTGAGCTTGCAGGATATCTCTCTGTCGAAGGCGGAACCTTCAGCCGCAACAAACACAGTGCCTATATTGTTATAGGCATTCTGAAGGCTTATCAGGGCATGGGAATCGGCACCGGATTATTCCGTGAGATGGAATTGTGGGTCAAACGCAGCGGCATCATGCGACTGGAGCTTACTGTGATGCAGCATAATGAACAGGCGGTTGAGCTGTATAAGAAGCAGGGCTTTGAAATTGAGGGCTTGAAGAGAAAGTCGCTGCTGGTGGATGGACAATGGGTGGACGAATATTATATGGGTAAGATCTATAATTAATTGCATTAACTATATGGATAAATCGTCTACACTAACAAAATCACCCTGCGGGTGAATTGCGGGTGAATGATGTAAGAAGTTATGCGGTCCACACAACTCATCTGGACAGACCGTCCTTCCCCATCCGCCCACTTCAAGGGGCATCCGGTGAATTCAAGGGCAGGAGTACCCCTCATTTGCTTAATGTAATCGGTTTTCGAATACATTTGGCCTACGTGGCGCACCCGGTCTCTGTGCCTCCTTTATCCACAGCAGCAAGAAACTATAATTCCCTAAATAAGAACAAAGGCGCTCCCCGATAACTCACGGGAAGCGCCTTATTTATTGCAGCTTATCTATATGCCTTACTCGCTGCGTCCAGCAGAATCTTCAGAGACCGGAAGATCGATCAGGATCTCCACCTTGCGGATGCGGTGGCGGTTCATCTCGCGGACCGTCAGGGTGACATGCTCGTAGGTGAGGCTTTTGCCGACAGCCGGTTCTTCCATGTGGCTGTATAGCCATCCGCCGATTGTGGTGACTTCTTCATCATGGAAATCAAGTCCGGTAAGATCCTTGACCTCCAGCAAAGAGACATTGCCGTCGAACAGATAATGAGTGTCGCTCAGCTTCTCCACATTTCTGCGCTCATCCTCGTCGAACTCATCGCGGATCTCACCGACAATCTCTTCCAGAATGTCCTCAATCGTAATCAGGCCGGAGGTGCCGCCGTATTCATCCAGCAGCAGGGCGATATGCACGCGCTCCTTCTGCATACGGGTCAGCAGGGTCTTCACTGGCGTAACTTCGGATACTGTCACCAGAGGCAGGATCAGGCTTTTGAAATCGAAATCAGGATTGTTGTCGTATTGCAGGTAGAGCTGCTTGGTATTGATCATGCCGATGATATTGTCTTTGCTGCCGTCAGCTACAGGGAAGCGGGTATACTGCTCCTTGCGGATAATATTGAAATTCTCCTGCAGCGAATGATCGGTGAACAGGCAGACCATATCTGTCCGGGGAACCATAATTTCTTTGGCGAGCATCTCATCAAAGGTGAAAATCCGGTTAACATAACCATATTCCGCTTTGTTGATTTTGCCGCTCTCATAGCTCTCGGACAGGATCAGGCGGATCTCGTCTTCGCTGTGCGCGTCGCCGTGTTCACTGGCCGGCTTCATGCCGAACATACGGACGAGCAGGTTGGCGGAACCGTTCATGAACCAAATCAAAGGGTACAATAATCTGTAGAACCAAATAATCAGCGGTGCGGTAATCTGACCAATTTTCTCCGGAATATTAATAGCGGCGGTCTTCGGTGCAAGCTCTCCGACCACGACGTGGAGGAAGGTGGCGATAATGAAGGCCAAAGCAAATGCAATGGGCTTACTAACGTTGTGGCTCACACCAGCCAGATCAAACAGCGGAATGAGTAGCTGCTCAAAAGCAGGCTCTGCCAATGCCCCGATCCCGAGTGCAGTAATCGTGATACCGAGCTGGCAGGCGGACAAATATCCGTCCAGGTTAGCGGCTACCCGCTGTACTGCCAGTGCGTTCTTCTTGCCGTCCAGCACCATTTGGCTGACCTGGCTTCCCCGTAATCTCACTACTGCAAACTCCGTCGCTACAAAAAATGCGGTTAAAATAATCAAAATTGCCACGAGCGTCAAACTAAGTCCTATACCCATATAATCTTTACCATCCCTTTCGTCCCTAAAATAGGTTATACTCATATTATGAGTTCATATGAACCTATTGTACGAACTTTTCAGTGAAATATCAAATGGTGGAGGGTTGCCAGCTATGGAAGCTTTTACACTTAGCCGGATAGAGATGTCCGGACTATTACTGTCTCTAGGGCCAAACTCGGAGCGGAAGCCGCTCCATATTCTGCAGGAAGCCTGGACCAAGTTCCACCGTGACGAGGTGCGGGAGGGGACAAGCCTGCCCGCTTTTCTGTCTACGGATATCCCCCCGATTCTGCAAAAGCTGATCAAAGGCGGCGGCGTCAAAGGGCTGTCCCTGAGTGAAATTGCTTCGCTTGGCGGTCTGATTGAGTATTCCACTTTATCCGTCTCTGCTATGCAGAATTGGGTGAAGCGCGATTTCAAGGAATATCTCGGGTCCCCGCGTGAAGGGAAGAAGTACTCCATTAATCAGGCGGCTATTCTATTTATAATAGATGATTTGAAGGCTGCGCTTGATTTCGAGAGCATCAGGCAGCTCTTTCGTATGCTGTTCCTGGCGCCTGAACGCGATGACGATGATCTGGTGGAGCCGGCACAGCTGTATCACGGATATGCCGAGCTGTTCGAGGAGATTAAGACCCGTTCCCCGCTTCCGGCGCAAGGGCAGGCTCTAACCGGAAATCCCAAGGAATATCTGTGGAAATCGGACAGCGCCATCAAGTCGGCCATGGACGGAATGATGAAGCGGCTTAGTCACCTGAGCAGAGGGCAGCGGGATGCGGTGCAGAATATGCTGCTGATCGCTGCGATCTCGGTGCAGACCTGTTATTTTCAGGCGATGGCCCGGCAATATTTCAATGCGGTGTTATTCCTTGATTTTTGAATCATCCGCTTCTAGAATGTGTAAGTGATACTATTCAGGAATTATTGGATTAGCGGGAATCAGGGGAGAGGGGCTTTAAGTCATGTGGAATCAAATGTCGCTGCTGCAGAATCCGAAGCAGCGGAAGCTGCTCTTCAGTGCAGGTCTAAGCTGGATGTTCGACGCAATGGACGTAGGGATGATCTCGTTCGTCGTGGCTGCACTAGCCAAGGAATGGTCGCTGGGGCCGGAGAAAATCGGCTATTTAACCAGCATTAACTCGGTAGGGATGGCGGTCGGTGCAGCCGCAGCCGGAATTATGGCGGACCGCTTCGGCCGCAAATCGGTGCTGCTCTGGACGTTGCTGATCTTCTCGATTGCAAGCGGACTGTCGGCATTCGCCGCAGGTTATGCAGTATTGTGTGTGCTGCGCTTCATTGCCGGCTTCGGGCTGGGCGGAGAGCTGCCGGTGGCTTCGACACTGGTATCCGAGAGCATGCCGGTCAAGGAAAGAGGACGGGCTGTAGTGCTGCTGGAGAGCTTCTGGGCGCTCGGCTGGATTCTGTCGGCGCTGATTGCGTACTTCGTCATTCCGGATTACGGCTGGCGGGTCGCCTTCGCCATCGGGGCGGTACCGGCGCTATATGCGCTCTATCTGCGCAGGGCAATCGATGACTCACCGAAGTTCGCGGAGATCAAGAAAGCTCCTCCAGTGCCCTTGAAGAAGCGTGTAGCAGCAGTCTGGTCGGCAGAGTACCGCCGCTCGACCATCATGCTGTGGATTCTGTGGTTCACCGTGGTCTTCTCTTATTATGGCATGTTCCTGTGGCTGCCGACGGTAATGGTGCTGAAGGGCTTCAGTCTGGTCAAAAGCTTCGAGTATGTGCTAATCATGACACTCGCCCAGCTGCCGGGGTACTTCACCGCCGCTTATTTCATCGAGAAATACGGCCGTAAGTTCGTACTGGTCATCTACCTGCTGCTGACTGCCGTTAGTGCTGCCTGGTTCGGGAATTCAACGACCGAGGGCATGCTGATGGCTGCCGGAATCTGTCTGTCGTTCTTCAACCTGGGAGCCTGGGGCGGGATGTATGCTTATACGCCTGAGTTGTATCCGACTAAGATCCGTTCTACAGGAGCCGGACTCGCCACCTCCTTTGGACGGATTGGCGGCATTATTGCCCCCACGCTGGTCGGCCTGTTGGTCGGCAAGGCGGTCGGGATCGGCTCCATCTTCATGATCTTCTTCGTCACGATTGTAATCGGCGCTCTGGCGGTACTGTTCCTGGGGAAAGAAACGAAGGGACTGGAGCTAGAGTAGACTGCTTACGGAATAGATTCATACTTAACAGAACTAACCAGGACTAACAGGCCAGCCGGAAGATTCCGGCTGGCTTTTGTCTTACTTATTTGATATAACCCCTTACTTTTCTGGATTTACCCTATGCAGAGCGTTCCGTATAATCATTAATGTAACCGCTTACTTCACAAATTCGAGGAGGCAACAGATGACAATTAAGGGGACCAAAGGACTTGTACTGCTTCTAAGCTCCATATTGCTGATGACTACGGCTGCATGCTCATCCGGCGGATCGAATGCACCGGACGGCGCTAAGGCTTCTTCCAAGACTGAGGGTTCGGCACCTGCAATTGAGCTGCGAATGACCTGGTGGGGCTCGCAGACACGCCACGATCTGACTACCAATATGATCAAGCGCTTCGAGGAGAAGAATCCGGGCATTACGATTAAGCCGGAATATTCCGGCTGGGACGGCTATTTCGATAAGCTGTCTACCCAGGTGGCTGGCTCGAATGCTCCGGATATCATTCAGATGGACTATGCGTTCCTGTCCGATTATGCCAAGCGCGGCACCTTGCTTGACCTGACGCCTTATACCCAGGATGGAACGCTGCGGACGGAAGATCATGACAGCAGCATGCTCTCGGCAGGAAGCATTGACGGCAAATTGTACGCCGTTACGCTTGGAGTGAATGCTCCAGGTGTTGTCTATAATGCTTCCGTGCTTCAGGAGCTGGGAATTGCGGAGCCGCAGGAGTCATGGACGTGGAAGGATTTTGCGGAGATGGCGAATACGATTGCTAAGAAGAAGGGCAACGGCTACTATGGTACGCCGGATATTTCGGGCACGACGAACATCTTCGAGGTATTCGTGCGCCAGAACGGGAGCGGCCTGTTCGCCGGGAACAAGCTGGGTGTCTCCCAGGAGGTCATCGATGAATGGTTCAATTACTGGCAGGAGCTGAGGGACAGCGGCGGCGCTACAACGGCAGAAGTAACTGCCGCGATGACGAATGCGCTGGAGACCCGGCCGCTGTCCGTTGGCCAGTCTGCCCTTGATTTTGCCTGGTCCAACCAGCTGATTACCTATCAGAATGTGCTGAAGGATCAGAGCCAGAAGCTGAAGATGCAGGTGATTCCGCATATGGAAGGGGAGCAGAAGATCGGCGAATATCTGAAGCCCGGCCAGTTCATCTCCGGGAATGCCAAGACCAAGTATCCCAAGGAGGTGGCGAAGCTGATCGACTTCATGGTCAATGATCCGGAAGGGACCGCTATTCTGGGGGCTGAACGGGGAGTGCCGGTCAATTCTGCAGTGCGGGAGCAGCTGAAGCCGTCGCTTACTGCCGAGGAGCAGTTAATCTTTGATTTTATCGATGTAGTCTCCAAGCATTCCAGTGATATTGACCCGCCTTACCCGCAGGGCTTCTCGGAGATTGATAAGAACTTCAAGAGCGCCAGCGAGCAGATCTCCTTCGGTCAGGCCGGTATTACGCAGGTAAGCGAGCAGTTCATCTCCGGTTCTAACGCCATACTGGACAAGGCCAAATAATTACAGAGGAGCGAGAGAGCCATTGAGTGCAGATCTGATTACAGTAGATAGACCAGCAGGCATGAAGCGGCGTAAAACAAAGCTGCGCTACAATCAGAACGGGATTGCCCTCCTGTTCCTGTCGCCCTGGCTGCTGGGGCTGGTGTGCCTGACCTTGGGGCCGATGGCGGCCTCACTCTATTTTTCTTTTACAGATTACAGTATTCTGGAGAGCTCCAGATGGATCGGATTGGATAACTTCACCACCATGCTCACTGCAGATCCGTTATTTATCCAGTCGCTTAAAGTGACATTTATCTTCGTATTCGTGTCGGTGCCGCTGAAGCTGATGTTCGCCCTGGCGGTCGCCCTGCTCCTTAACAAAGGAATACGGGGCCTCGGCATCTACCGGACGGTCTATTACATCCCTACGCTGCTTGGAGGCAGTGTCGCTATTGCCATGCTGTGGCGCAAGATGCTCGGCGGCGATGGGCTGCTGAATCAGCTATTAGCCATGGC
The sequence above is a segment of the Paenibacillus sp. FSL R7-0204 genome. Coding sequences within it:
- a CDS encoding TrkH family potassium uptake protein, encoding MNLANLFFGHLKLTPPKILSLGFVLLIAAGTLLLSLPAASTGGRISFIDALFMATSATCVTGLAVIDTGTQLSTFGQIVLLVLFQFGGLGFVTMATLITLVLNKRISLKERLLLQESMNQNSMQGIVKLIRRVLIYSLVIQLTGAILLAARFVVDMPIGKAAYYGLFHSISIFNNAGFDLFGDVHGPFSGLTRYVEDPIVNITSMLLIFLGGIGFIVLSDVIDYPKRKRLMLHSKVVLSTSAVLILVGAIVFFWLELNATLKPLHAGGKIMASFLQAITPRSGGVTTIEIPLLRESTQFLMILLMFIGAAPGSTGGGIKITTFAILASTAYAKLRGKEDIVMFRHRISKENVYRAITMTLLSLMLVVISTMLLSVTERADFLSVLFEAVSAFGTSGITMGLTTELTTIGKVLVIILMFVGRTGPLTLAYALKPKNSKELYRYPEGNITIG
- a CDS encoding VOC family protein, whose protein sequence is MTSPIRNQIGAVFIPVSDIERSKNWYCSLLGLPLDGEVLFGHLYEVPMQGPGIVLDSKIFTAEAVLKVPSFHLLTDDIDAAYDYVKASGVEILTDIENDHWFNFKDPDGNVLMICRYIS
- a CDS encoding GNAT family N-acetyltransferase produces the protein MIREVRAENAAGTVHLYLCMDALSGDRPFAVIERFVIIEKLRGKGIGASMLRFAEEAAAARSA
- a CDS encoding GNAT family N-acetyltransferase; this encodes MNVTLRELIPKDAAALLCLQHRLDQETSYMMLAPGERRTGIPQVEERIADYTKSDTSLLIGAEADGELAGYLSVEGGTFSRNKHSAYIVIGILKAYQGMGIGTGLFREMELWVKRSGIMRLELTVMQHNEQAVELYKKQGFEIEGLKRKSLLVDGQWVDEYYMGKIYN
- a CDS encoding hemolysin family protein, which encodes MGIGLSLTLVAILIILTAFFVATEFAVVRLRGSQVSQMVLDGKKNALAVQRVAANLDGYLSACQLGITITALGIGALAEPAFEQLLIPLFDLAGVSHNVSKPIAFALAFIIATFLHVVVGELAPKTAAINIPEKIGQITAPLIIWFYRLLYPLIWFMNGSANLLVRMFGMKPASEHGDAHSEDEIRLILSESYESGKINKAEYGYVNRIFTFDEMLAKEIMVPRTDMVCLFTDHSLQENFNIIRKEQYTRFPVADGSKDNIIGMINTKQLYLQYDNNPDFDFKSLILPLVTVSEVTPVKTLLTRMQKERVHIALLLDEYGGTSGLITIEDILEEIVGEIRDEFDEDERRNVEKLSDTHYLFDGNVSLLEVKDLTGLDFHDEEVTTIGGWLYSHMEEPAVGKSLTYEHVTLTVREMNRHRIRKVEILIDLPVSEDSAGRSE
- a CDS encoding DUF1836 domain-containing protein; translated protein: MEAFTLSRIEMSGLLLSLGPNSERKPLHILQEAWTKFHRDEVREGTSLPAFLSTDIPPILQKLIKGGGVKGLSLSEIASLGGLIEYSTLSVSAMQNWVKRDFKEYLGSPREGKKYSINQAAILFIIDDLKAALDFESIRQLFRMLFLAPERDDDDLVEPAQLYHGYAELFEEIKTRSPLPAQGQALTGNPKEYLWKSDSAIKSAMDGMMKRLSHLSRGQRDAVQNMLLIAAISVQTCYFQAMARQYFNAVLFLDF
- a CDS encoding MFS transporter codes for the protein MWNQMSLLQNPKQRKLLFSAGLSWMFDAMDVGMISFVVAALAKEWSLGPEKIGYLTSINSVGMAVGAAAAGIMADRFGRKSVLLWTLLIFSIASGLSAFAAGYAVLCVLRFIAGFGLGGELPVASTLVSESMPVKERGRAVVLLESFWALGWILSALIAYFVIPDYGWRVAFAIGAVPALYALYLRRAIDDSPKFAEIKKAPPVPLKKRVAAVWSAEYRRSTIMLWILWFTVVFSYYGMFLWLPTVMVLKGFSLVKSFEYVLIMTLAQLPGYFTAAYFIEKYGRKFVLVIYLLLTAVSAAWFGNSTTEGMLMAAGICLSFFNLGAWGGMYAYTPELYPTKIRSTGAGLATSFGRIGGIIAPTLVGLLVGKAVGIGSIFMIFFVTIVIGALAVLFLGKETKGLELE
- a CDS encoding ABC transporter substrate-binding protein, which gives rise to MTIKGTKGLVLLLSSILLMTTAACSSGGSNAPDGAKASSKTEGSAPAIELRMTWWGSQTRHDLTTNMIKRFEEKNPGITIKPEYSGWDGYFDKLSTQVAGSNAPDIIQMDYAFLSDYAKRGTLLDLTPYTQDGTLRTEDHDSSMLSAGSIDGKLYAVTLGVNAPGVVYNASVLQELGIAEPQESWTWKDFAEMANTIAKKKGNGYYGTPDISGTTNIFEVFVRQNGSGLFAGNKLGVSQEVIDEWFNYWQELRDSGGATTAEVTAAMTNALETRPLSVGQSALDFAWSNQLITYQNVLKDQSQKLKMQVIPHMEGEQKIGEYLKPGQFISGNAKTKYPKEVAKLIDFMVNDPEGTAILGAERGVPVNSAVREQLKPSLTAEEQLIFDFIDVVSKHSSDIDPPYPQGFSEIDKNFKSASEQISFGQAGITQVSEQFISGSNAILDKAK